One Alphaproteobacteria bacterium genomic window carries:
- a CDS encoding branched-chain amino acid aminotransferase, translating into MALQPFGDRDGYIWYNGSLMPWREANFHVLSHGLHYASCVFEGERAYGGKIFKMREHSDRLINSGKILGFDIPYTADQLDAAKMEVVKANNLVDCYVRPVSWRGGEQMGVSAPLTKIHTAIAAWEWPSYFSPEIKANGIKLTQGRWARPAPNTAPVHAKASGLYMICTVGKSEAEAKGFHDCLMLDYRGNVAEATGANFFMLQAGKLHTPTPDCFLNGITRQTVIELAGLRQIPVVERFIKPDELKDAEEIFVTGTAAEITPVGQIDDLSFKVGPTTRQLMEDYAKLVRA; encoded by the coding sequence ATGGCTTTGCAACCTTTCGGCGATCGCGACGGCTATATCTGGTACAATGGCAGCCTGATGCCGTGGCGGGAAGCCAACTTCCACGTCCTTTCTCACGGCCTGCATTACGCTTCCTGCGTTTTTGAAGGCGAGCGCGCCTATGGCGGCAAAATCTTCAAGATGCGCGAACACAGCGACCGGTTGATCAATTCCGGTAAAATTCTTGGCTTCGATATCCCCTATACCGCCGATCAGCTCGATGCCGCCAAGATGGAAGTTGTGAAAGCCAACAATCTTGTCGATTGCTATGTCCGCCCCGTGTCATGGCGCGGGGGCGAACAGATGGGCGTTTCGGCCCCCCTCACCAAGATCCACACCGCCATCGCTGCGTGGGAATGGCCTTCCTATTTTTCGCCCGAAATCAAGGCGAACGGCATTAAGCTGACGCAGGGCCGCTGGGCACGCCCTGCCCCCAACACCGCGCCGGTCCATGCCAAGGCTTCCGGCCTCTATATGATCTGCACCGTCGGCAAATCGGAAGCGGAAGCCAAAGGCTTCCATGATTGCCTGATGCTCGATTACCGCGGCAATGTGGCCGAGGCCACGGGCGCGAACTTCTTTATGCTGCAGGCGGGCAAACTGCACACACCCACGCCCGATTGTTTCCTGAACGGCATCACCCGCCAAACCGTGATCGAACTTGCGGGCCTGCGCCAGATCCCGGTCGTCGAGCGCTTTATCAAACCGGATGAGCTGAAGGATGCGGAAGAAATCTTCGTCACCGGCACGGCGGCCGAAATCACGCCGGTCGGCCAGATAGACGATCTGAGCTTCAAAGTCGGCCCCACGACCCGGCAACTGATGGAAGATTACGCAAAATTGGTAAGGGCCTAG
- the recA gene encoding recombinase RecA yields MQSSPRDNAERQKALDAALGQIERAFGKGSVMKLGDDRATETETISTGSLGLDIGLGIGGLPRGRIIEIYGPESSGKTTLALHVLAQAQKAGGTCAFIDAEHALDPAYARKLGVNVDELLISQPDAGEQALEITDTLVRSGAIDVLVVDSVAALVPRAELEGEMGDSHMGLHARLMSQALRKLTGSISRSRCMVIFINQIRMKIGVMFGNPETTTGGNALKFYASVRMDIRRIGAIKNGDTVVGNQTRVKIVKNKMAPPFRVVEFDIMYGEGISKLGELLDLGLQAGVVEKSGAWFSYDGTRIGQGRENAKQYLRENTEAAEAIEAKVRENAGLVANVMMVGPENGEEGGEQGGGEE; encoded by the coding sequence ATGCAATCTTCCCCCCGCGATAACGCAGAACGCCAAAAGGCGCTCGATGCCGCGCTGGGGCAGATCGAGCGTGCCTTCGGCAAGGGCTCTGTCATGAAGCTGGGCGATGACCGCGCGACGGAAACCGAAACCATCTCCACCGGCTCGCTCGGGCTTGATATCGGCCTTGGCATCGGCGGCCTGCCGCGCGGACGCATCATTGAAATCTACGGCCCGGAAAGCTCCGGTAAAACCACTCTCGCCTTGCATGTTCTGGCACAAGCCCAAAAAGCTGGCGGCACCTGCGCCTTCATCGATGCCGAACACGCGCTCGACCCGGCCTATGCCCGCAAGCTTGGTGTCAATGTCGATGAGCTGCTGATCTCGCAGCCCGATGCCGGCGAACAGGCGCTCGAAATTACCGATACGCTGGTCCGCTCCGGCGCGATCGATGTTCTGGTGGTAGATTCGGTCGCCGCGCTGGTGCCGCGCGCCGAACTTGAAGGCGAAATGGGCGACAGCCACATGGGCCTGCACGCCCGGCTCATGAGCCAGGCGCTGCGCAAACTCACGGGCTCGATCTCCCGCTCGCGCTGCATGGTCATTTTCATCAATCAGATACGCATGAAAATCGGCGTCATGTTTGGCAACCCCGAAACCACGACCGGCGGCAACGCGCTTAAGTTCTACGCCTCGGTCCGCATGGATATCCGCCGTATTGGCGCCATCAAGAACGGTGATACCGTCGTCGGCAACCAGACGCGGGTGAAGATCGTCAAAAACAAAATGGCGCCTCCCTTCCGCGTGGTCGAATTCGATATCATGTACGGCGAAGGCATATCCAAGCTCGGCGAACTGCTCGATCTCGGCCTGCAAGCCGGCGTGGTCGAAAAATCGGGCGCCTGGTTTTCCTATGACGGCACCCGCATAGGTCAGGGCCGCGAAAACGCCAAGCAGTATTTGCGCGAAAATACGGAAGCCGCCGAAGCGATTGAGGCCAAGGTGCGCGAAAATGCCGGGCTCGTCGCCAACGTCATGATGGTCGGCCCCGAAAACGGAGAAGAAGGCGGCGAACAGGGCGGCGGCGAAGAGTAA
- a CDS encoding DotA/TraY family protein → MHAVFGFRMTITKVRVMGSQGWQRDDENRQNAATNDSGHEHAHKKPGVKQTLNFLFNPEFGKSVTPLKGAGNMFTHMLALVFSQHGLFPRNHPGLAIDARLSLSEVIGTAWQSLRWSKDNVPQIFLFFSITGFLVFATLTLIFMLLGMLTGTAHAAEGDGGGGFFEFASDDISKQMIDYLFFAQGSSAFPANPALQTAVRSMFGFYSSAMLVFAAFILLYILVSMVAETAHHGVVMGKRASQIWAPVRLVIAVGMLVPLGGTLSSGQLIVLQVASWGAGLGSQVWNIAIEGLRSMQFQIRGPDQIRGYGALVRGMVENYACWHAYDVALEAGAAGGGLDASFFETSAITEQPTLNGNGMMFGNRQARGFQMCGGYELPATPAGAGSENAGGNAVRAFIDSSRSTFTESLGLQGDFGTLAEKIVKAYHPDIPADERGEVPGNGQDGENEFMDLVVSYQQKVNQATTQAFQAQQADIMSTLLDEASAKGWAGAGRFLYDLSVTQNTILDVSSQALPKAIKASLMYTPSDGWVESSARGFAHWWERLTGDDAADSRADSRDAIFRQVTTINGDVQQWLTAASTLGPTRTAGEILANAGQGVSDFVTGSIDYLNEHGSQVVDGILNEMGDMVGDFGGYVTSKGIATGFWAFDTILWIAEKAFSYAGVWDGNGNLGLSIEQGNTNPFMELIALGQKWIHANMGIAGLGIMCNLIPYCPNGGGMLLIWAGLIGMTPGIFIAFMLPLLPFIKFFFLVITWIIGVFEAVLMIPIMAIAHLSPEGEGLPGKYAEHSYFLILNVFLRPVLMVFGLVAGLLIFGVSISLLNSLFLGATTGTGSGAIGSTTLSKIMFTVIYMTLAYTAANSAFKCIDFFPSQALLWVSKSAVTQRTGDPGVMEKVVSGAGALALVGLAKGTPAIGGGGAAAAGGGGGDSGGGRSAGSLREGEDRGPRTRDAIAKGDGDPNTESTKT, encoded by the coding sequence ATGCATGCGGTTTTTGGTTTTCGGATGACGATAACTAAGGTGCGGGTGATGGGATCTCAAGGCTGGCAGCGCGACGACGAAAATCGGCAAAACGCCGCCACGAACGATTCCGGCCATGAGCACGCCCACAAGAAGCCGGGCGTGAAGCAGACGTTGAATTTTCTTTTCAACCCCGAATTTGGGAAAAGCGTAACCCCGCTCAAGGGCGCGGGCAACATGTTCACGCATATGCTCGCGCTTGTGTTCTCTCAGCACGGGTTGTTTCCACGTAATCATCCCGGCCTTGCGATCGATGCACGCCTGAGCCTCTCCGAAGTTATCGGCACCGCATGGCAAAGCCTGCGCTGGAGCAAGGATAATGTTCCGCAAATATTCCTGTTTTTCTCGATCACCGGCTTTCTCGTATTCGCCACGCTGACCCTTATCTTTATGCTGCTTGGCATGCTGACAGGCACGGCGCACGCCGCCGAGGGCGATGGTGGTGGCGGCTTCTTCGAATTCGCATCCGACGATATCAGCAAACAGATGATCGATTATCTGTTCTTTGCACAAGGCAGCAGCGCATTCCCCGCCAACCCCGCCCTGCAAACGGCGGTGCGCAGCATGTTCGGCTTTTATTCCAGCGCTATGCTGGTTTTTGCTGCCTTTATCCTGCTCTACATCCTCGTATCCATGGTCGCGGAAACGGCGCATCATGGCGTCGTCATGGGCAAACGCGCCAGCCAAATATGGGCGCCCGTTCGTCTTGTCATAGCCGTCGGCATGTTGGTCCCGCTTGGCGGCACACTCAGTTCCGGCCAATTAATCGTACTCCAGGTCGCCAGCTGGGGTGCGGGGCTCGGCAGCCAGGTATGGAATATAGCCATCGAAGGCTTGCGCTCGATGCAATTTCAGATAAGAGGCCCCGACCAGATCAGAGGCTACGGCGCGCTAGTGCGCGGTATGGTTGAAAACTATGCCTGTTGGCACGCATATGACGTAGCGCTGGAAGCAGGCGCGGCGGGTGGCGGACTTGACGCATCGTTCTTTGAAACTTCCGCAATCACCGAACAACCAACCTTAAACGGCAATGGTATGATGTTCGGGAACCGTCAGGCGCGCGGGTTCCAGATGTGCGGCGGCTATGAATTGCCTGCGACGCCCGCTGGTGCGGGCAGTGAGAACGCAGGCGGGAATGCCGTCCGCGCATTCATTGACAGCAGCCGCTCGACCTTCACGGAGTCTCTCGGACTTCAAGGGGATTTTGGCACGCTGGCCGAGAAAATAGTCAAGGCATACCATCCTGATATCCCGGCCGATGAGCGAGGTGAGGTTCCGGGCAATGGGCAAGATGGTGAGAATGAATTTATGGATCTGGTTGTTTCGTACCAGCAAAAGGTTAATCAGGCCACGACACAAGCCTTTCAGGCTCAGCAGGCCGATATCATGAGCACTCTGCTCGATGAAGCCAGTGCCAAAGGCTGGGCAGGCGCAGGGCGTTTCCTTTACGACCTATCGGTAACACAAAACACCATCCTCGATGTCAGCAGCCAGGCCTTACCAAAGGCAATCAAGGCATCTCTTATGTACACGCCAAGCGATGGGTGGGTGGAAAGCAGCGCTCGTGGCTTTGCCCACTGGTGGGAAAGACTTACAGGCGATGATGCGGCAGACAGCCGCGCTGATAGCCGCGACGCCATATTCAGACAAGTAACCACGATAAACGGGGATGTACAGCAATGGCTGACGGCCGCCTCCACCCTTGGCCCAACAAGGACGGCCGGGGAAATATTGGCTAATGCAGGACAAGGTGTTTCTGATTTTGTAACAGGCTCTATTGATTATTTGAATGAACACGGCAGTCAGGTCGTTGACGGCATCCTCAACGAAATGGGTGATATGGTTGGTGACTTTGGTGGCTATGTCACCAGCAAGGGCATTGCCACCGGCTTCTGGGCATTTGATACGATACTTTGGATAGCGGAAAAGGCTTTCTCCTATGCCGGCGTATGGGATGGAAACGGCAACCTGGGCCTCAGCATCGAACAAGGAAACACAAATCCCTTTATGGAGCTGATTGCGCTTGGCCAAAAGTGGATCCATGCCAATATGGGCATCGCTGGCCTTGGCATAATGTGTAACCTTATTCCTTATTGCCCGAACGGTGGCGGCATGTTGCTGATATGGGCCGGTCTCATTGGCATGACCCCGGGTATTTTTATTGCCTTTATGTTGCCACTGCTGCCATTTATAAAGTTTTTCTTTCTTGTCATTACATGGATCATAGGCGTGTTTGAAGCTGTGCTTATGATCCCCATTATGGCCATCGCACATCTTAGCCCCGAAGGCGAAGGCCTGCCTGGCAAGTATGCCGAACATTCGTACTTTCTTATTCTCAATGTGTTTTTGCGCCCAGTGCTGATGGTATTCGGCCTTGTGGCAGGCCTTCTTATCTTTGGCGTATCCATTTCCCTGCTCAACAGCCTGTTTTTGGGTGCAACTACGGGAACGGGTTCAGGCGCAATTGGGTCAACAACGCTTTCAAAAATTATGTTCACCGTGATTTATATGACCTTGGCCTACACAGCAGCCAACAGTGCATTCAAGTGTATCGACTTCTTCCCCTCGCAGGCTCTGCTTTGGGTCAGCAAATCCGCAGTCACACAGAGAACCGGCGACCCCGGTGTTATGGAGAAAGTGGTCAGCGGTGCTGGCGCACTCGCACTTGTGGGTCTTGCTAAAGGCACACCCGCTATTGGCGGTGGCGGGGCGGCAGCGGCTGGTGGTGGTGGTGGCGATAGCGGAGGCGGTCGGAGCGCAGGCAGCCTCAGGGAAGGCGAAGATCGTGGCCCAAGAACGCGCGACGCCATTGCCAAGGGAGACGGTGATCCAAATACCGAATCCACAAAAACCTAA